Proteins co-encoded in one Deinococcus aerius genomic window:
- a CDS encoding TlpA family protein disulfide reductase → MNSASPGAHVPAALWRRLLPPVLAAVLAATLGAALLNPARGTTSGGPLVGKPAPAFALRSLDGASVRLADLRGRPVVLNFWASWCTPCREEAPLFRELSGRQAAGQGLAVIGILFQETKEQNARDFIREFALAYPSLRDPQSKTAINYGVGGIPETVFIDRQGVVQHVDRGGLSRERLNVGLERIGVRGL, encoded by the coding sequence GTGAATTCAGCCTCCCCCGGCGCTCACGTCCCGGCGGCCCTGTGGCGACGCCTCCTGCCACCCGTGCTCGCCGCCGTCCTCGCGGCCACCCTGGGTGCGGCGTTGCTCAACCCGGCGCGCGGCACGACCAGCGGCGGACCACTCGTCGGGAAGCCGGCCCCCGCCTTCGCCCTCCGGAGCCTGGACGGTGCGTCGGTTCGTCTGGCGGACCTGCGTGGTCGGCCCGTCGTCTTGAATTTCTGGGCGTCATGGTGCACGCCCTGCCGCGAGGAAGCGCCTCTGTTCCGTGAACTCAGTGGGCGGCAGGCGGCGGGACAGGGCCTCGCCGTGATCGGCATCCTCTTCCAGGAGACCAAGGAACAGAACGCCCGCGACTTTATCCGCGAGTTCGCCCTCGCGTATCCCAGCCTGCGCGACCCTCAGTCCAAAACCGCGATCAACTACGGCGTGGGCGGGATTCCCGAGACCGTCTTCATCGACCGGCAGGGCGTCGTTCAACACGTGGACCGCGGCGGTCTGTCCCGCGAGCGCCTGAACGTCGGGCTGGAAAGAATCGGGGTGCGCGGGCTGTGA
- a CDS encoding SMI1/KNR4 family protein, giving the protein MSWTAFLKGVSDLAPGLLDGLAPPATAADLQALTAALNSPLPEDVHQVLATHNGQRAGHRILFGLTLMSAQDIARHARSVAHALEREGLVPVEDLDSRTQAYEPNPHHVPLFTDNTGNFLGFDLAPSASGVWGQVVIFGLDLPRPRVVADSFHTLFEELSAELRQGNYRIKDVGGYSSMSWKPGNGSALSEILL; this is encoded by the coding sequence GTGTCCTGGACAGCCTTCCTAAAGGGTGTCTCCGACCTGGCGCCGGGGCTGCTCGACGGCCTCGCCCCACCGGCCACGGCGGCGGACCTCCAGGCCCTGACCGCGGCGCTGAACAGTCCGCTTCCCGAGGACGTCCACCAGGTGCTCGCCACGCACAACGGGCAGCGGGCCGGGCACCGCATCCTGTTCGGGCTGACCCTGATGAGTGCGCAGGACATCGCCCGCCACGCCCGGAGCGTCGCTCACGCGCTGGAACGCGAGGGGCTTGTTCCGGTGGAGGACCTGGACAGCCGCACGCAGGCGTACGAACCGAATCCGCACCACGTGCCGCTGTTCACGGACAACACCGGGAACTTCCTCGGCTTCGACCTGGCCCCGTCGGCGTCGGGCGTGTGGGGGCAGGTCGTCATCTTCGGCCTGGACCTTCCGCGTCCCCGGGTGGTCGCCGACTCGTTCCACACGCTGTTCGAGGAGCTGAGCGCCGAACTTCGGCAGGGGAACTACCGGATCAAGGACGTGGGCGGGTACAGCTCCATGAGCTGGAAGCCAGGGAACGGCTCGGCCCTGTCCGAGATCTTGCTGTAA
- a CDS encoding class I SAM-dependent methyltransferase, which produces MSGPGQLTPEQATLLIPLVAKASQNTWRDPILRDETAAQVLRRLGRAVPARPALRGDAFGLALRARALDEWTAAFLARHPAATVLHLGCGLDGRVDPVPVPPGARWFDLDLPEVIALRRTVYPRHEGPGYRMIAASVTEGGWLREVPQDGPVLVIAEGLLMYLPEPEVRALLTRLGEMFPGGELVCDALSGLGVRLGGWHPALRASGATLRWGLEDPREVETWPPGFHLLDDVSLLDLPGFARLPRVERAAWRVLRRVPLLRRVHRLLRYRFQPLG; this is translated from the coding sequence GTGAGCGGGCCAGGCCAACTCACCCCGGAGCAGGCGACCCTGCTGATCCCGCTCGTCGCCAAGGCGAGCCAGAACACGTGGCGCGACCCGATCCTGCGCGACGAGACGGCCGCCCAGGTGCTGCGTCGTCTGGGGCGGGCGGTCCCGGCCCGGCCCGCCCTGCGCGGCGACGCCTTCGGGCTGGCGCTGCGCGCCCGGGCACTGGACGAGTGGACGGCGGCCTTCCTCGCCCGGCATCCGGCGGCCACCGTGCTGCACCTGGGGTGCGGGCTGGACGGGCGGGTGGACCCGGTGCCGGTTCCTCCCGGCGCGCGCTGGTTCGACCTCGACCTGCCGGAGGTGATCGCGCTGCGCCGGACCGTCTACCCCCGGCACGAGGGACCGGGCTACCGGATGATCGCCGCTTCGGTAACGGAGGGAGGGTGGCTGCGGGAGGTGCCACAGGACGGGCCGGTGCTGGTGATCGCGGAGGGACTGCTGATGTACCTGCCGGAGCCTGAGGTGCGCGCGCTGCTCACGCGGCTGGGGGAGATGTTCCCCGGAGGGGAGCTGGTGTGCGACGCCCTCAGTGGGCTGGGGGTGCGCCTGGGAGGGTGGCACCCGGCCCTGCGCGCGTCTGGCGCCACCCTGCGCTGGGGGCTGGAGGACCCCCGGGAGGTGGAGACCTGGCCGCCAGGCTTCCACCTGCTCGACGACGTCAGCCTGCTCGATCTGCCGGGGTTCGCACGGTTGCCCAGGGTGGAGCGGGCGGCCTGGCGGGTGCTGCGCCGTGTCCCGCTGTTGCGGAGGGTCCACCGCTTGCTGCGCTACCGCTTCCAACCACTCGGTTAG